From Hemibagrus wyckioides isolate EC202008001 linkage group LG11, SWU_Hwy_1.0, whole genome shotgun sequence:
gtttattttcctaATTAGAGGTCTGAAATTGACAAAATATGTACCCGTGCAAATAAGCCAGTCCGTATTTGCATATTGTGCTGCTAGTTCTTCATGTCAAACCAGTAACGTCAGAATCAGCATAAAGCACATGTACAAATATGACaggcagttatgtacagttgcCAGATTGATTCTTTTTAAACCACTGGCTTTTATAATGGCGTCACAGAATGAGGTCATCCAGAATTACGTGACTTTTAATGCGTGATGAATAACAATAATTCATCGGAGCgctggtagctcaagtggttaagggtcgTCGGTCAAAAGgatcggaagatcagggttcaagccccagcactgccgaGCTGCCACcgttaggcccttgagcaagtcccACAACTCACTCTGCTTCAGGGGTGCCATatgatggctgaccctgcgctctaaCCCCCaaaccccaaggatgggatatgtgaagaaagaatttcactgtgcagtaatatatatgtgacaaataaagacaacttaactaaCTTAATAGttcagcgcaccacagtttcaTCTCTCTGAAaaatccttttctttctttcttttttttttttggaaattgtAACagctaaaacattttattttactgtggcTTTTTCCAAAATTCACAATGTAACTTGTGgaggtttttttggggggattttttttgtttttttatttgatttaattttatattttatttatttttgtatttattattattattattattattattaataataaaatgtatttatttatttttctactttttcCAGCACAGGATTCGTCTCTTGTCAGAAGCCTCTGGCTCTATGCCTGTCTTGATGATGTCACACCACGACATGTTTCGCctcaaatctgcagaaaatcggtagacatttttaaaaaatagatagatagatagatagatagatagatagatagatagatagatagatagatagatagatagatagatagatagatagatagatagataccatTTTGGGTTCATTTCTAAGATCGCAATCCTGAAAAATCCCAGAGGGTCTGACTCTAATGTAAAAGATattgaagaaaagaaggaaataatCCACCACAAACTAATCACTTTCTTGCCCCAAGCACATATACTCAGCTTTAAAGAAGAAATTAAATGACTTTAATTATGAAAGTATGAAACAGACCCCAAAGCTGTGAGGACAGATTTGATTACTTTTATCATAAGATAAAAATCTTTTGGATTTCAGAGCTTAGGTTTTCTTGTATATGTTTGTGCACATGTACAAAAAATATgtgctttttttctcctcctgccCCTAACAACTGCCCTTAGACCTCTATTTTGAGCGAAACAGATTTAGAAACAGATTTTCTTCGCTTCATTTTTCAGGACAGATCCAGAAGACAGAGATTAATCTGAGAAAAACCctggagtattcctttaatACACAGGCAAATACACAGGATTTAAGCTTACTCTCCAGATTTTCACCAACTGTTCGAACACATCAGCCACGCCGGGGAACGCTGGCGCTCCCTGCAGCATCTCGATAAAAATGCAACCTGCGCCCCTGCAAACACACAGCGATGGAAAAAGTATTCAGATGGAACATGTGTGTTCTcttcacagagtgtgtgttagacctTCTCACCAGATATCCAGTGCTGTAGAATAATCTGTGGACCCCAGGAGAACATCCGGCGGTCTGTACCACAGAGTGACGACTTCTGCCGAGTACGTCTGGCACGGGATCGACTTGGACCTGGCTAGACCTTCAAGAAATCGAAAGCCAGGTATGAGAGACGTTACAGAAATGATTCCAGACTAAACATGTTGTTTACACCCTTTTATTCCAGTCTGTCAGTGGAATTTATGGGAGATTTTcgatcagtataaagaaatgaatgatgttctggctgtgagtctgatctaaaatgagtctgtcggctttcagtgtgttttagacgtgtgtttttccctctgttggagaaccttacacagaatttaagAGGTTAAAaatcaaatctgagctgctttttagaagaacaagcacttggagcgtctcagagagcagaactgGGTCTGATATCAACATTTGACACCAACATCTTGCTGCACTGCATTGGGAGCCACGTGATTGGCTAATTGCCTGAATGAGCGGGTGTACAGGTATTCCTCTCTACCTCAAGTGATACCGACGATAAACAAAGCATCGATTTCATCTGAGAAACCCACCGAAGTCGGCCAGCTTCAGCTCCCCCAGGTAGCTGATGAGCAGGTTCTGAGGTTTAAGATCCCGATGCAGAATCCTCCGGCTGTGGATATACGATAAACCTCGCAACAGCTGGAACATGAAGatctgtcagagagagagagagagagagtgagagtgggagagagagtgcgagaggcagagagagagagagagagagagtgggagacagacccagagagagaaagggacagacagacagatccagagagagagagagagagagagagagaaagagtgagagtgagagaggcagagagagagacagacagacagacccagagagagaaagagacagacagacagacccagagagagagagacagacagccagacagatccagagagcgagagagcaagagagacagacagacagacagacagacccagagagacagacagacagacacacacacacacacacagagagagagagagagagagagagagagggagagggaggcagagacacagagaaagagtgagaatgagagagagacagatagacccagagagagagagcgagagacagacagacagactgatccagagagagagagagagagagagagacagagagacagaccaagtgtgtgtgtgtgtgtgtgtgacagagagagagatgtattttCTTTCCTCTCCCTTCCTGTCATTTGCTTTTTCTTTGAACTGAAGCAACATGAAGCCGAGTGATCTTCTTACTCGAACATTCCATGGGTGAAGTCCTCCTGGATGCTGGATCATATACTGAGCCAAGTCTGTTTGCTGAGGGAGTGAGACATGAGAAGATGATTAAGGATTTCTCTTAATAAtgtgaacatttatttatttattataacgtTTAAAGGCTTTAATCCTCTGTGAGACTTAAGTGAGAGGTTTCAGAAGACGGAGTCACGGCACGCACCACGTACTCGAAGACGAAGGTGAGGGACTCGCGCGTGTGGATGATGTCATGGAGCAGGACGATGTTGGCGTGTTTGAGGCCTTTTAACAGAGAGGCTGGGGAAAGAAAACACTAACGTACTTTTGAGAATGCTCGATTCCGTTACATGGACATGAGGCAGCTGCTGATTGGTTGATAAGGTTTTTCTCACCCTCCCTGATTGCAGTGAACGGAACACCTTCCTCCGTCTTCATTCGGATCACCTTCAGCGCCACCAGGTGTCCGTTTATcctaaaacacagacacacatatacacacacacacacacacacacgcatctgCTGTAATATACAATCATCACTCATCatgctgaaaaaataaataaaaaataatacactttGGGATGTGATGTTAGAGGAAAATCATCAAAGATGGGGGACAaatcattatttaaattattattattttttttccaatcaattattgattattattatttcatttttattattattattattattattattattattattattattatgttgattattattacaaattattttccaatcacaaaaaagtgttttatttctcctaGTGCACAGAAAGTTGTaattataattcttttttttttcaattatttattttattaaaatgacacATCAAGCTTTTTTTATCCATCTATGTCAACATTTAATTTTGAGACTAATGAAAAtacaaaagtttgtgcaccttTTGAATAGTGTGTGAGGTTCTTATAATGCTGGAAAGTTCAGTTagaaaatcaaaaataaaaagataaaagaagaagaaaaaaagaaacaacaactttttaaaattttatttaattattattaatttattattttttacttttttagttatttactttaaaaaaaataattgaaaaaaatttagaactttttaattttattaatttattttattattatttctttgtttaattttaatttaatttttttacttaaactattttattgagactttttttgtcattcagcctaatttaattttaattcatttaattaaaaaatttaattcaaGCAACAAATTTACTTTCTTTTCATATGAATAATGCTGCCATTTATGAAAAACTGAGACATGTTAATAATAAGGAGAAAAGGCActttatgtatattatttatatatatttatattatagatCTTTCCTGGACAACACATTGAACTGACATTGTAGTGGTTtgatttgttgtcattacaAAATAAGAGTactgaatgtttatattttattagtgttaatattgtgttgtgttgtgaagcCTGTATCCGGATACGTCTCGACTTCAGTGACCAGTCACCTAATGAAATGAAGGTGATAATACACACCCAGACGTCCCTCACTCTGCCACTTAAAGACTAAATAATCTAAAAGGGACGACCTGAATCAGTGGGTTTTTCCAGGCAGCCTGCAGAGGGCACCTCCTTCACAACCCCTGCTTCAGATTTAGTGTTGTGATTTTACAGTTTTCTCTTTTCACACCTTGAACAGTTTGTAATCTATTGTGTAAACGGTGCATTGTGCTATTTTAGTCTCCTGACGTGAACTGTTCCTCGCTCGACCGGATAAATGAAGGAGAACAGGTTTGGTGATGCACAAGCATTTAAGTACTATacaaaagcaacacacacagatgtggaGGAATGCAGGAGATTCCTGTGTTCCTGCACTAGACAGGAAGTCTGATCAATCCCACTGTCACCaaaggggagagacagagagagagagagagagagcgcaagagagagagagagagagcaagagagagagagagagagagagagagagagcaagagagacagacagacagagggagagagagagagagagagagcaagagagacagacagacagaaacaaagagagagacagacagacagacccagagagagagagagagagagacagacagacagacagacagacagacagaaacaaagagagagacagacagacagacccagagagagagagagacagacagaaacaaagagagatacagtcagacagacagacccagagagtgagagagaaagtgggagacagagagacagaaagtgtgtgtgtgtgtgtatgagagagagagagagagagagagagatgtatttgctcaagggcccaaaggtggcagcttggtggtgctggggcttgaaccctgatcttccagtcaacaacccagagccttaaccacttgagctaccaccgtgTGTTTATTATGCTGCTATAAAATTCTGATGTCATATTtgattaaacaaaatgaatacaGCTAGCtaacgtagtgtgtgtgtgtgtgtctaaatagtgccctttgcactaacCCATTGTTCTgggttttgttattgtattagttatcactgtatgcatttttttttaaatgggcgTGTTTTAAGCTACAGTTGTGCTGTtaatcttcagtccaatctggcaacgcTGATACGGACAGAAAACACAGCTCAAAGTCTATAATGAGTGCAGGCCAAATCGGTCAGTGAAGGCAAACAGACAGGGAGCTGgagcacaaacacagaaacagacacaggaACAGGAAACGATAAGTCCTTCAACACAGTTTAACCCCAAAAATAACTCTCCAGAAAGCAGcaaagagagaaatgaaggcAAAGCAGGAATCAGAGAATGGTCCAATAATCCAGTAGCACAAGTAAAAGGGCTAATCCAGACAGGCTAGGCTCTCAGGCTGAAATCTGTCTGAAGATACCTCAACCTCATGCAGGCTTTCCTCACTCAGCTGCATCACTCATCCCAGACAAAGTTCCCCAGCTAATGATTACACTAACCTGCTTATTCCTTTATATACGGTAGCGTATGCACCTTCTCCTAGTTTCTCCAGGTTCAGGTACGAGTTGGTTGTTCCAAACTGCAGCCCCGTGTTCTGCACATGTATAAAAGGACAAAATTCAAGACGAtataaaaggtaaataaaaatatctccAATTAGTAAAACTGATGTAAACTAAATTGAAACCAAACATTAAAGATCATCGAAATCAAAATGTTGTATATGAATCAATACCGTCTATTGAGAgttagagacagaaagacagagagagattgagagagagagagacagagtcagagagacagtgagagagagaaagagagagagagagacagagaaggcgatatggagagagagagacagagaaggcgagatggagagagagagagagagagagagagagagacagagaaggtgagatggagagagagagagagacagagaaggcgagatggagagagagagagagagagagagagagagagacagagaaggcgagatggagagagagagagagacagagacagagtcagagagacagtgagagaaaaaagagagagagacagagaaggcgacatggagagagagagagagagagagagagagagagagagagagagagagacagagaaggcgagatggagagagagagagagagacagagaaggcgagatggagagagagagagagagagagagagagagacagagaaggcgagatggagagagagagagagacagagacagagtcagagagacagtgagagaaaaaagagagagagacagagaaggcgacatggagagagagagagacagagaaggcgagatggagagagagagagagagagagacagagaaggcgagatggagagagagagagagagagacagagacagagtcagagagacagtgagagaaaaaaagagagagagacagagaaggcgacatggagagagagagagagagagagagagagagagacagagaaggcgagatggagagagagagagagagacagagaaggcgagatggagagagagagacagagacagagtcagagagacagtgagagagaaagagagagagagagagagagagagagacagagaaggcgagatggagagagagagagagacagagacagagtcagagagacagtgagagagaaagagagagagagatagagaaggcaagatggagagagagagagacagagacagagagagagagagagagagagagagagagagaaagagagacggagagagagagagacagaagagagagacagagtgagagacagacaaggagagagagagagagagagagagagagagagagaaagagagacggagagagagagacagaagagagagacagagtgagagacagacaaggagagagagagagagagagagagagagagagagagggaaagagagacggagagagagagacagaagagagagacagagtgagagacagacaaggagagagagagagagagagaaagagagagacagagtggggGGGGCATGTATTAGAATCAAAATGTGACTATTAAactgtgaccgtgtgtgtgtgtgtgtgtgtgtgtgtgtgtgtgtgtgtgtgctgacccATTGAAACTCTGGCTGAAAGTTTTTGCCCCCCAGTGGGTCGCTGTTGCTGCGTCCTCTCTGCGCTCGGAGCCTGCGCACTTGTAGAGTGTGAAACCACTGAGGCTGAGGAGTTTCCACACCGTCCAGCTCTCCCAGCtacagagaacaagagagagagagagagagagagaaagacagcaaaGACTCAACAATACAAACACTTATAAACACAGCATCCTTTCTGTCTGTTATTGTTATGATCCGTTATTGATTTATTACTATGTTATAATTTGCTGCTGAAGGATTTAACCGTCATCCTGGTGGAAAACAAAGACGAGAAgaatagagagatagatgaagagagagaaagacagagatatttggtatatacagtatatctgaCTTAGAACTATACaacaatgatttatttatttatttatttttgctggaCAAGCTTACCTAACAACATAACATAGGGATACTGTCTTTGTGCAGCTGTGcataaataagtgtgtgtgtgtgtgtgtgtgtgtgtgtgtgtgtgtactgtcaaCCCTCAAATCCCTAATTGACTGACTTGTGACTCAGATTAGTCTCTATATTCACTCTGTGACTGTGACTCGAGTTATTAAGATGGCATGCAGaacaatatatattaatataattaaattaattaagtaaGTTTAGTCTGCTTTAACTAACAATAATTATGCtgtaataatgtattatataaaaattaatatatattaattattatttattagcatcaattaaattaaataagtctTTAGTGTGCTTTAATTATCattagttattattaattatatatttcttaattcaaaatataactattgttatttatagtgtatatttaaaggaaatggccatccatcttcctcttgatgacattccagagattttcagtagggttcagatctggagattgggcagtgctctcttatttttttccacagctgTATATTTTGaaacgagagagagacaaaaaatacTGGGAAAATAATCCAGTTTAGGGTTTAACAGAACTGCGGCTTCATCACACTTGGCTGTTGATTGATTATTTCTATAACAGTAtgtcctgttgtgttttattccttacgaAACCTAGCTTACGTTAatacatacactatgttgccaaaagttttgggacatctgcctttacatgcgcatgaactttaatgacatctcGCTCTTAATCCGTAGGGTTTAACATGGAGTTGGTCCGTGTTTTGCAGCTATAGcagctccaactcttctgggaaggcttcctagaagaatggtcaaaaattcccatgaacacactcctaaaccttgtggaaagccttccttgtggaaagagttgaagttgttatagctgcaaagggcagaacaactccatattacattcatgtgcatgtaaaggcagacgtcccagttttggcctgactcgcagtctccactctaattcaccccaaaggtgttctatggggttgaggtcaggactctgtgcaggtcagtcaagttcctccacaccaaactcactcatccatgtctttatggaccttgctttggtcactggtgtgcagtcatgttggaacaggaagaggtcattcccaaactgttcctacaaagcatgaaattgtccaaaatgtcttggtatgaagctgaagcattaagagttcctttcactggaactaaggggccgggtccaacccctgaagaacaacacctgaatttaatgatttggaggggtgtcccaaaacgtttggcaatatagtgtatcacacttgaattcactgagctcctgaaagccgtctgcatgcctaggtgcttgattttatacaccatggaagtgactggaacacctgaattcaatgatttgcaagggtgtcccaaaacttttggcaatatagtgtagctaacaaaataaaaatcccaggtttttttttttttttattactacaaTATTTCAGACCTAAGATTCTGGACACAGACTTGACCGAATCTCATAAACACCAAATGTATCTCCTCTGTCTTGTACACATTCATCCTGCAGCTGTTTTGGCCGCAGAGAGACTGGGACTGATGGAAACCTTCATAAACCTGAGCACTAGCTCTTAAAATCCTTCCTGATAAATGACAGTGAAAGTGCTTTCTGTCCTGGaagtcagtgtgagtgagaacaCGTGCTGCTGAGTTCTGAATATATTGTAGCCGTTTGATAGATTTTGCTGGTAGACCAATGTAGAGAGAAGTGCAGTAATCAAGTCTTGAAGTCATAAAAGCCTGAATGAGCCTTTCAGTATCGGGTATAGAAAGGAAAGGTCTAATCCTagtgagaaacctaccactgagccaccagcacccCTCCCCAGAGGAAGCATATAAATGCTAAATAGTATGGGCCCCAAAACAGAACCCTGAGGGACACCACTAATAatctacattatttcttatctatagggaaaaaagagagactgtagATCCTGTCGTACTTATCCTCTTAGGCTTGAATATTTATGCTTTTGAATagttgattctgattggtctgaaaATTGTGACTATTCTACTACTACCACAGTAACATGGGACACTTGCATTAATAAACATTCAGCCATTTTCGTTGaggaggaaggagtctccagtgtcggtgctTTGTACCATTACTCAGACAAACTGGAATTTTTGTCTTTATTGTTTCCAACAAGAATGAACCAGGTTTCGGAGTCGGCCCACAACATTAACTGTAGCCCTAAACGGATAAAAGGTATGACTTCACGAAATTCTACACAGATCGAATGATTTCTTAATGTGTTCAATCTATTACTTATTTCTTAACATTCGTATCAGTTACAAACCAGAGCAGGAGACACAGACTATGTTACAAGGACATGGAACACTATTTGTTAATATCTGTCTGGATGACTTCACTGTCTTTGAGCCCAGACTGTGGATTGATCCACAGGGATTCACAGGAAATGATCCATGTCCCAGTTTGTTGCAGGACAcagaaaggattttttttactctgtagAAAGGGTCAGGAACGGaaattttcaaaaaaaataaatgcgtCAGGTTGAACCAAAAAAATTCTATAATATTTAaggatttatttgattttattatgtTATAGCTCGGGATGAagggttgtgatgatgtgatttaAATCAAGAggttttcttcttcatcatcttatacactgatcagccataacattatgaccacgtccctaatactgtgttggtccccctgaaggtgtgctgtggtatctggcaccaagatgttcaCAGTAGATCCTTTAAGGATCCCATGGAGGCCCAACCTCAcaactgaccactgcagacaccccacaagagctgcagttttgctctgatccagtcgtctagccatgacaatttggcccttcgtcaaactcgctcaagccttacgcttgtccatttttcctgcttctaacacatcaactttgacgacaaaatgttgacttgctgcctaatatatcccacccactaacaggtgccctgatgaggagatactcatcagtcttatttgcgtcacctctcagtagtcataatgttatgcctgatcggtgtatatctaAAAAGCTTTCCTTTAGCATCCTTTAAACTTCTTTGGTTTAAGGGAAAAAAGACTCTTTAGCATTAACTATCCAAAGCATCCATTACAAACCATCTTTTCCTGAAAGTGTACCTCAGGGGCAGGTAGAGATGACACACTCCAACTCCTTGATGCTGCCTCTTGTTCTCCCAAATCTTCTTTCCTCTCATAAACAGGTtcctgtctctcttctctctctttctgtcttccacaacaccagcagcactttctcacacacagagaagccCAGAGCCGGAGCCTCCATCGCAAATCCTCCATTACCTCGAGTTCGGCTCTGTGGGCAAGCCTTGCTCATATGACtaggataagtgtgtgtgtgtttgtgtgtgtgtgtgtgtggaggtatgtgtgtatgtgcgtgtattttctgtacagaagtctggTCTTATGACCGTTACCCATTTATGAgagcaaaacaaacacagccaTGTTCTCTTTGCTAATGGGAACAAACATGTCTATTCAAGtgagaatagagagagaagagagagagacagagagagagagagagagagagagagagagagagagagaaagacagcgagagagggggggggtaagagagggggaaagagaggaagaaagacagcgagagaaagagggggagaggagggagagagagaggggggggacaaaagacagcaagagagagagagggagagagagagagagagagggagagagttttTTATGTCTGAAATATAGaggaatgaagaagaagagggaaTGTAGAGCACACAGACAAATGCCACATGCTTGTGAAAAGCATCGATTCTCTGTAGGAAATAAACAGACAATGGTTGCTATGGTTACCGTGTCATCCTTCTGAttaacaaggaataaaacacaaggaaaataatcagcgtttgggtgttgatgatgatgatgttgatgtgcGGGAGTGGAGAgggagtggtgagtgagagagggagtgggagggagggagagggagagggaaagagagagggaggggggagagagagcaagggagggagagggagagaaaaggggaggggagggggagcagga
This genomic window contains:
- the cdk15 gene encoding cyclin-dependent kinase 15 isoform X2, with the translated sequence MQNLRHAATEAFQRLGLKQRHMGYEELGELDGVETPQPQWFHTLQVRRLRAQRGRSNSDPLGGKNFQPEFQWNTGLQFGTTNSYLNLEKLGEGAYATVYKGISRINGHLVALKVIRMKTEEGVPFTAIREASLLKGLKHANIVLLHDIIHTRESLTFVFEYVQTDLAQYMIQHPGGLHPWNVRIFMFQLLRGLSYIHSRRILHRDLKPQNLLISYLGELKLADFGLARSKSIPCQTYSAEVVTLWYRPPDVLLGSTDYSTALDIWGAGCIFIEMLQGAPAFPGVADVFEQLVKIWRVLGVPTEESWPGVSELPNYKTEWFLPCKPQQFRDVWKRFAQLPYKTEDLAQQMLTMIPKERISAQDALRHPYFNTLPPPVMQLRDTVSVFKVPGVRLETEVSDIFSPNRRMKSSLVPHGKCW
- the cdk15 gene encoding cyclin-dependent kinase 15 isoform X1 yields the protein MRRAELEVMEDLRWRLRLWASLCVRKCCWCCGRQKEREERQEPVYERKEDLGEQEAASRSWSVSSLPAPELGELDGVETPQPQWFHTLQVRRLRAQRGRSNSDPLGGKNFQPEFQWNTGLQFGTTNSYLNLEKLGEGAYATVYKGISRINGHLVALKVIRMKTEEGVPFTAIREASLLKGLKHANIVLLHDIIHTRESLTFVFEYVQTDLAQYMIQHPGGLHPWNVRIFMFQLLRGLSYIHSRRILHRDLKPQNLLISYLGELKLADFGLARSKSIPCQTYSAEVVTLWYRPPDVLLGSTDYSTALDIWGAGCIFIEMLQGAPAFPGVADVFEQLVKIWRVLGVPTEESWPGVSELPNYKTEWFLPCKPQQFRDVWKRFAQLPYKTEDLAQQMLTMIPKERISAQDALRHPYFNTLPPPVMQLRDTVSVFKVPGVRLETEVSDIFSPNRRMKSSLVPHGKCW